CGCGAGCTTGGCGGCGAGGCGCTCGGCCTCGGCCCGGTCCGTGCCCGCCGGGTGCCAGCTGCGGCGTTCCTTGCCGGTCACGGCGTCCCGACCTCCGTAGATCACCGCGTAGTAGCGGTCCCCTCGCTTCTTGACGTGCCCTTCATCTGTTCCTCCTTCAACGCGGGTCTCGCTGATCGGAACCCCGGGGAACAATCGGTAGACCACGCACGTCGCCAGGTGCTTGTAGAAGAGCCGAAGAGCGAATGTCCAGGTAGGAGGGGTCGGACACGCGGGAACGAACTCGGGGGAACGCGGCGGCGCAGTCAACAGCCATGAGTATTTGAGGACGCTTCGTCGGCGGTTCGACGACCCACCGGGGTGTGGCGTAGGCGGTGGTCGGGGACCATTCCGCCCGCTGCGGCCGAGCGATAGGTGGCTCCGTCCCGCTCCCTCCGTCGCCGTTCGACGCGCCACCACACTGTGATTCGGTGTCGCTGACCTGTGGTGTCCCTGACCGGCACCAATGGGACAGGCCACCTCTGCCGATAGGGGACGGACGTTCCGGGCCACCCTTCGAGTGCCCGGCGCTCACTGAAGACGCATTTCTGCGGATTCGCGTCGGACAATCGGAATGCCTGTTCCGAACGGATCCGCTGGGACCTGCGGCGGGTGAGGGCGCCTAGAGCTGCAGCGGCTTGACTGGCGCAAAGACGGCACCGGGATCGTCGCGCCATATCTCGGGCTGCACGTCGATGTACAGCTCGATCTCGTTGCCGTCCGGATCCTCGATGTACAGGCTGTGGGTGACGGTGTGATCGGAAGCACCGACCACGCGTACGCCCGCCTCGGTGAGTCGTTGCCGCGCTTCACGGAGCTCCTCGTCGGACTCGCCCACCTTGAGGCCGAAGTGGTACATCCCGATCCGGCGGCCTGCCGGGATCGGCGCTGCGTCGGCTCCGACCTCGATCAGGAGGAGTTCGTGGTGCGTCCGGCCCGACGAGAAGGCCGCCGCCGGGAAGCGGACCGGCATGTCCCCTCGTACCTCACGCCAGCCCAACACGTCGGCGTAGAACCGGCGGGACCGCTCGAGGTCGCGTACGTACAGCACCAGATGCCCGAGCCACTTCACTTCCATGGTCGCGAACTCCTTTCGCCTGGACTGCTGCCGCTCTGCCATGTAGCCCGGCTTCAGCCGGGGGCGACCCAAGCCCCCGGCGTGGCCGGTTCGAGGGTGTCCTCTAGCTCTGCTGAGCGGCCACGAAGAACTCGATCGCGATCCCGTCGGGATCTTTGGCGTGAAGGTGCAGACCGAACGGACTCTCGACCATGCCCGAGCTTTCGACGCCGTTCTCCCTGAGGTGAGCCACCCACTTCTCGAG
This window of the Acidimicrobiales bacterium genome carries:
- a CDS encoding VOC family protein; amino-acid sequence: MEVKWLGHLVLYVRDLERSRRFYADVLGWREVRGDMPVRFPAAAFSSGRTHHELLLIEVGADAAPIPAGRRIGMYHFGLKVGESDEELREARQRLTEAGVRVVGASDHTVTHSLYIEDPDGNEIELYIDVQPEIWRDDPGAVFAPVKPLQL